One Kazachstania africana CBS 2517 chromosome 5, complete genome DNA window includes the following coding sequences:
- the KAFR0E04120 gene encoding sugar porter family MFS transporter (similar to Saccharomyces cerevisiae HXT5 (YHR096C) and HXT3 (YDR345C); ancestral locus Anc_5.396): protein MNSSPDLVTPQKSSSSNSIENESKIMNSPEKASQEVFEPQTEEIAPPNTGKNVYLGISISCAMVAFGGFIFGWDTGTISGFVAQTDFVRRFGQRTHSGHEPYLSNVRTGLLVGIFNIGCAIGGILLSRLGDMYGRKIGLISVTVIYVIGIIIQIASIDKWYQYFIGRIISGLGVGGITVLSPMLISEVAPKEMRGTLVSSFQLMITLGIFLGYCTNYGTKSYSDSTQWRVPLGLCFAWAIFMVIGMTFVPESPRYLVEAGKIEEARQNLAKANKCPADHPFITHELDLIEASVEEARAAGSASWGELVTGKPAMLKRTTLGIMIQSLQQLTGDNYFFYYGTTIFAAVGMNDSFETAIVLGIVNFVSTCVSLYTVDKLGRRNCMLYGCLGMIACYCVYASVGVTRLWPNGKGNGSSKGAGNCMIVFACFYIFCFATTWAPIAYVIVSETFPLRVKSKAMAVSTAANWMWGFLISFFTPFITGAINFYYGYVFMGCMCFAYFYVFFFVPETKGLTLEEVDDMYAEGVLPWKSANWVPPSRRGADYNADDLMHDETPFYKAIFGMK, encoded by the coding sequence ATGAATTCTTCGCCTGATTTAGTGACTCCTCAAAAGtcctcatcttcaaattcaattgaaaatgaatcaaaaattatgaaCAGTCCAGAAAAGGCTTCTCAAGAAGTTTTTGAACCACaaactgaagaaattgCTCCACCAAACACTGGTAAGAATGTTTATTTAGGTATTTCTATTTCCTGTGCTATGGTAGCCTTCGGtggtttcatttttggCTGGGATACTGGTACCATTTCTGGTTTCGTTGCTCAAACCGATTTCGTCAGAAGATTCGGTCAAAGAACTCATTCAGGTCATGAGCCATATTTGTCAAATGTTAGAACTGGTTTATTGGTTGGTATTTTCAACATTGGTTGTGCTATTGGTGGTATTCTTTTATCTAGACTTGGTGACATGTACGGTCGTAAAATTGGTTTAATCAGTGTTACTGTCATTTACGTTAttggtattattattcaaattgcCTCCATTGACAAATGGTATCAATACTTTATCGGTAGAATTATTTCTGGTTTAGGTGTCGGTGGTATCACCGTTTTATCCCCAATGTTGATTTCTGAAGTCGCTCCAAAGGAAATGAGAGGTACTTTAGTTTCTTCATTCCAATTGATGATTACATTAGGTATCTTCTTAGGTTACTGTACTAACTACGGTACTAAGAGCTACTCTGACTCCACCCAATGGAGAGTTCCATTAGGTTTATGTTTTGCCTGGGCCATCTTCATGGTTATTGGTATGACTTTCGTTCCAGAATCTCCACGTTACTTAGTTGAAGCTGGTAAAATCGAAGAAGCCAGACAAAACTTAGCTAAGGCCAACAAATGTCCTGCTGATCACCCATTTATTACACATGAATTAGACTTAATTGAAGCTAGTGTTGAAGAAGCTAGAGCTGCTGGTTCTGCTTCCTGGGGTGAATTAGTCACTGGTAAGCCAGCCATGTTAAAGCGTACTACCTTAGGTATTATGATTCAATCTTTACAACAATTAACTGGTGATaactatttcttctattatGGTACTACTATTTTCGCAGCCGTCGGTATGAATGATTCCTTCGAAACCGCTATTGTTTTAGGTATTGTCAACTTCGTCTCTACTTGTGTCTCTTTATACACCGTCGACAAGCTAGGTCGTCGTAACTGTATGTTATACGGTTGTTTAGGTATGATTGCTTGTTACTGTGTCTACGCTTCCGTTGGTGTTACCAGATTATGGCCAAACGGTAAAGGTAATGGTTCCTCCAAGGGTGCTGGTAATTGTATGATTGTCTTCGCCTGTTTCTACATTTTCTGTTTCGCTACTACCTGGGCTCCAATTGCCTACGTCATTGTTTCTGAAACTTTCCCATTAAGAGTCAAGTCTAAGGCTATGGCTGTCTCCACTGCTGCTAACTGGATGTGGGGTTTCTTAATCAGTTTCTTCACTCCATTCATCACTGGTGCCATCAACTTCTACTACGGTTACGTTTTCATGGGTTGCATGTGCTTTGCATACTTCtacgttttcttctttgtccCAGAAACAAAGGGTTTAACATTAGAAGAAGTTGATGACATGTACGCTGAAGGGGTCTTACCATGGAAGTCTGCTAATTGGGTTCCACCATCCAGAAGAGGTGCTGACTATAATGCTGACGACTTAATGCACGATGAAACACCATTCTACAAGGCCATCTTCGGTATGAAATAA